DNA sequence from the Vicia villosa cultivar HV-30 ecotype Madison, WI linkage group LG3, Vvil1.0, whole genome shotgun sequence genome:
ATTTATTAGCACTACTGCTTTCGGAGATAGCACCGACTTTTTGTTGGAACTCTGCATAGAGAAACATTGAAATTGTAAATGTATTTTCCTAAGCAAGACACAAACTTATTTACTTGTATCCTATAGATGATTACAAATTTCTTACCTATTGGCAAAACAGAATCTGGAGACGGCGTCTTAGTCAACAACTTCTGGCACATGATGGTACCCGGAAAATCTAGGAAAGTATAGTCCAGAAATTTTGATCTCTCAAGTTCTGTCATCTTTGAAAAGCCAAAAGGACCGGTCCATGTATCGACCACACTGGGAAGAGCAGGCAAAACAAGCTGCTTCACTCCTAATTGCATGAGTTTCTGGAGAACGAAATACAAGTTAAAAATTTATGTGAGCTAGGGTATCTTTGATGGTAAATACAAAATTGAATAATACAATCAGTAATTTGTTTTACAATAGTGTCAAAGTAGCAATAGTGGTTTACCTTTTTTTAACATAAACTGTGTTGAACTTCCATATAAGTATGACTGTGCACCACCTGACATCAGATTCCTAGTGTTTTCTTTGTTCTCTGTTCTATACTATGAAGCACAGACTCCGACACGACACGGACACGTCACTAATGTAAAAAATATATGACACTCTACATATATGTTACCTAATCCTAGGGGCGTCTTACATGTGACATACAAGTGTCAGACACCAAAGCGTATCACGTTGCCTGCGACACAATGCAACGTAACACACCTAATCCTAGAgctgtccgtgcttcataggttCTATATGGTTTATTTTGGTTGGGTTCGGCAGTTCAGTTTGGCTCAGTGGTTTCTTTTGAACAGTCCTAGGTGTTACAACCAAAATACAAAACACACATATTATGATGATAACAATGAAAAGGGGCATCAAATTATAGACAAAGGAAAAAGGGAAATGAGTTCCTTGTTCGTTACCTTTTCCAGTTCATCCATTAAGATGTGGCACATTCCCTGTCGACGATATTGAAATCTGGTACCAACGAGAGGTACTTCAGCCACCTTATCTCCAAAGACCCTAAAAAGTTAGAATAGTAAACAAGATGACCATAACACAAGCCATTAAAAAACAGCTTCTCAAAAGGAAATATAATCATTCAGTCAAACAGAGCCTAGCTTTTTTATGGAAACAAATCCTATACTCACCTAATAATTGCTACACTGACCAGCTCTTCATCTTTCTCTAGAAGTACAGTATAGAAACCCTGGAAATTCATTCGATTAAGTTCTGACCTGAAAAATTCACATGTAAAGATATCAGATATATGACAAGAGGTAAAATTATAATGCACACAATTTAGAGATAGATACCATGACCATGGACAGCGAAAATCCGTGAGTAAATGTATAAAAAAACCGAAAAACTTCCACATCggtaattaattttaaaagaaagTTTCCTATAAGAACTGTGATGTATTAAATGACATTCTCCTATCAGAACTATGAAACTTTTCGAATTGAACTGCTCAGCAAAGGTGAGATTAGCAGATGTAGTATCATCGGACTgcaattaatcaatatatattactATGAATAGTAGATCTCTACGAATATCAATAacacaacaaaatataaaatgtatTATAATAAAACACTGTGAACATATTTTCATGGATAAGAATCACTGACCATCGGCTGAATATAACATCTTCCACCAGATCTCTGCCAGAGGAGGGTTCCTTTTGGGGCTCAAAACATTCATGCATCACAGAAACAGCAACATTGAGTTTGCTGTAACTTTCTGCCAATAATCCACTTTTACTACTATCAGTATCACAACTCTCGGAGTCGATATACTTCACCAATGTCCATGTTAGATCGTCTACACCCACTGAAACTGGCTCTCTCAGCATTCTTTGAAGGCCTTCATATAACTGCGAAAAATAGACACAATCACATTACAGAAGTATCAacgataaatataattttatttaaaacaagTAGATAAATTACCAAATTTCTATAAAAACATGGCTAAAACTTTCCAATAAACAAGGGGGATACATTTAATATATACCGTTTCACAGTTTTTTCCGCAGAACTGGCTTTCCACATAACTTCTGGACTGACTTGTATCTCTACTTATCAGGCATGCAACATGATCTACATTAGGTTCACAAAGATGACATGGTAATAAGTATAGAAGTGTTGATTAACAGATGCACATAAAAATCAAAAGATATCTAGGTATGGATGAAACGTGTAAGCAAATGTATTATATCTATCAGTGTATTCGATTCATTTAGATACAAGCTCTAACACATACTTACATTTATGTTCACACTGAATGCATTTAAGGAAATGTCCATCCTCACTGCCCCCATTGAATTTTCTTTGGCCACAAATCCCGCAAAGACATGATGGACAAAACCAATCACCGTCAGGGACGTCCTATACAGGAAAAACAAAGTTCAATTATTGGTGTGGaagaattaaactaaaataaatacgAGAATACTAAATATATCATGAACTAGAATGAAAATGGTTAACCTACCTCCAGACCAAGACACGTCTTATGATAAGAAGACGGACACCGATCACACAAAAGAAGTTCACCCTCGTTGCGGCAAATGGAACAAATGTAGTCGTTTTCACTCTGACACAAATCACTCTGTGATTTAACCATAGCCTCCCTTGACACATGATCTCGCATTATTTGTACCTGGCACTGTAAGAGTGACCTACCATCATCCAGAAAGATACTAGCACTTGGTCTGGTGGTATTACTGCCAATAGCATGAAATTCGAAAGAAACAAGACTGTATATTTTATGACAACATTTACACTTGATTCCATCGTGAGTTATTTGACCAGAAGCCATGACACCCTGTATTGTTGCTACATAACAAACATTAGACCTTGGTAACACCACGTTGCTGTCTATCAACCAAGACACAACATTCAGAGCTTTCCGATGTGATAGAGAAGGGACAGAAACATTCTGCACTCTTTTATTTGATCTCACTCTTAGACATGATTCAGTGCGTTTTCGCTTTGATCTATTTGTAGCAACCCTGTCTTTACTTGATAAGTCATCATCACTTGGTACCCAATCAACACTTTCATCACTACTAAAAGCTTGAATGCCATACATAGGTGATTTTCGAATACTTTCCTGATCAAAACCTTCTTCGTTAACAACTGAGGAGGCATTTAAAGGTTGAATGCCAAATATAGACGATCTTCTATCACTTTCCTCAATTAGGAATTTGCATACCGTGTTGAGTGAGAAAAATTTCCGTTTTTGCGGAGAAGTATATAACACaccctttcttcttttttctagCGGCGGGTCAGTTAAAACCCATCCTTCTTTCACGAGATGCTCTCTTATTTTCGAAATAAGTTCACTTTTATCACCCCAATTCGGGTCGAGTGCATGTTTATGATATTCAACAACGGCTTGAGGACAATACGCCACAGAAGAAGTAGCTTGTTCACCCGCCACTGCAACAGGAGAAGGCACCGCAGCTAGAGATCTTGATTCATCGCGTTTTCGCCTTGATCTATTTGTAGCAACCCTGTCTACAGTGTATAACTCGCTCTCACGAGGAAGCAAGTTTGGAGCTTTACTTGATAAGTCATCATCACTTGGTACCCAATCAACACTTTCATCACTAACAAAAGGTTGAATGCCATACATAGGTGACTTTCGAATACTTTCCTGATCAGCACTTTCTTCATTAACAACCGAGGAGGCATTTAAAGGTTGAATGCCAGAAATAGATGAACTTCTAACACTTTCCTCAATTAGGAATTTGCATACCATGTTGAGTGAGCTAAATTTCCGTTTTTGCGGAGAAGTATATGACACACCGCTTCTTTTGTTTCCTGGTGGCGGGTAAGTCAAAACCCATGCTTCGTTCACGAGATACTTTCTTATTTTCGAAATAAGTTTCCCTTTATCACGCGAATTCGGGTCGAGTGCATGTTTGTGGTATTCAACAATGGCTTGAGGACAATGTGCCATTGTAACAGAAGAAGAGTTCACCACGGATTCCATTTGGATAGCTTTACAAATCTCAATAAGTGAGTAGTAAAATTTCTTGTGACACAAGATTCCATGGGGTGGCTTGTACCTGAAATGATCACCATCTTGGTGAATTTGCCATCCAAGATATACAAGATGCTTCCATACTCTCTCCTTCAAAGTCTTCCTGTTGTGAGAAGTAAGTGCATATTGTCGAACAGCTTCTGGGCAGTATTCCGTTTCAGACAAAATTACAGGTACCCAATTACACGAGTTTGAAGAACATTTTCTGAATGCCATCATCACACAAAACCCTTAAcctgaaaaaaattcaaaacttcgAATCAAAACACCAAGTGATTATTGATTCAAGTTTAGTCTCATAAAATCTTAATAAATTGcacaaaatcacacaaaattTGTATTAAGTTGCACAAAATCACACATAATTGCGCAAAATCAAATCTTATTAAATTGTAAAAAATGCACAAAATGCTATtgaatttatatttgtattttgtCACTTACAGTAAAACACACGACGAAGTTTCATGAGTCAATTGGACTTCAAAGGGATATCTTTAAGAAACGgtccttttcttttttgtttaatgATTAATATAAGAACCAGAATACTGAGTTTGTTTTTAgtttgtttttatgattaatttctGATTAATGAATAAACTatgttttttgttctttttttaaggtgttatttttttgttctttgtatgttagtttatatattagttaattttaaaaataagtttaaatttgtaagaattttgtttaaaacatgtcaatatatatgattgattgtttgtttaaaaaaataacacaTATATGTTGAGGAAGTAATTTTGTGTGTCTGAAATTATATTGTGTGCCAAAATTGTAAGTCAAAATGTGAAAGAAGTGTCTCGACATAATTTCGATTTAGtattgttttgtttgctttaagTTAGTTAGTTGGAGGTTGATTAGTGTGCAAGTAGTCTCAACCAATAAATAGGGAGGTATCCTCATTGTAATAATGCAGTTACATAAAGAAAAGATTGAATAAACTTCAGTTTGAAGGCAGAGAGAAAATCTGCAgaaatatttttcttcttccccttttctctaaaactctaattcCTCTTTTCTTCCcaaattcttattttcttttcttttcatataACATTGTGCAACGAAATCATCTTACAACCAAGGTGTGGTTGATTCACTCAAGTGAAGAGTAACGAATAAGAGAAGAAATAAATCAGAAAGATTGATTCTTGGTCATCAATATtgattcagaattcttcaaattTTTGGTATAAtcccaacatctggtatctagagcacTGACTGTGTGATTCGTGGGAAGCATAACGTGATGAATCATTCAAACGGGTATTTTTCAGCGAGTCTTCCAATTGAAAGAtaataactatgagaattggtgtaAGCAGATGAAGATCGTTTTCTGTTATCAAGATCTCTGGGATCTTATGAAGGAAAGGGTAACGACAATTGGAGAAGATGTTACGAATGAACAAAAGACTgcacataaagaattgaagaagaaagattataaagctatctttataattcatcaatgtgtCAATCCAGATAACTTTGAAAAGCTGAGTATTGTAAAAACGGCGAAAGAAGCATGGGATATTCTGGAGAAATCGTTTGGAGGCGCTGAGAAGGTGAGCGAGGGGagattacaaactcacaaaagaacctatgaattgcttcagatggaagaaagtgaaagcataactgattttttttactaaggttacgaaactagtgaatcaaatcaaggtatATAGAAAAGTGCTGACATCAAGATCAGTTGTCGCAAAGATCTTGAGGTCATTGGCTCTAAAATTCGATCACGTGGTACTAGCCATAGAAGcatcaaaatatttgtcaatattGACAAAGGAaaagcttcaagggacgcttgaatctcatgaacaaagaatgactgAGAGAGCTGCAAGCAAGTCGAAGAGTGAGGTGGCTCTGCAGGCATAATCGGCTAgagaaaagaaaggcaaaggaaaatGGTTCGACATCACAGGTAAAGGAGTCTACAACAATTTGACTGATAGAGGAAACCAACAAGAAGGAAATTCGTCGAATCAAAGAAGGCCATCATATCAAAATAACCACAAAGGTGGTGTTGCAGGTAGAGGAAAAGGTTGTGGACAAAAAtctgacaagagtcacatttagtgtttcaattgtcagaagtatggtAAATACTCTAGTGATTGTCCGGAAAAAAGAAAACGATGCAAAGCGTGAAGAAAAAGAGATGttgctgatggtcacaacaagagatgaagaaaaattcaaggaccaatggtacttggattcaggatgctcatcacacatgactggtaggaaagattggtttgtcaacataaaaccctcgatgaagaacatggtgaaatttataaatgacaatactctagcagttgaaggtattggtgatgttcCGATTATGAGGAAAGATGGCAAAAAGTCAGTGATTTCCAATGTAATGTatataccaggcatgaagagtaATTTGATCATCATATGGCAGTTGGTTGAAAAGAATTAAAAAGTGTCAATTGAAGataagatgatgagagttgtcgaCTCAGGtggaaggttaatcttgaaggctcttaTGTCTCAGAATAGAACCTTCAGGATTGAACTTAATATTATGGAGCACAAGAGTCTTGCAAatgcagctagcagagatgaatggatatagAACTATATACTTGGTCATCTCAACTTCAAGGGTTAATATATATTCACCCCCCTGCCATTAGAGTGAGATTCGGTTTTTCcccctattaaattttttttttgatctcCCCCTTATAAAACATAGATTCCATTTTTGCTACCccatatcccttgtttggctgactgagCATATTGAATCTGGTTATGTGGCATCCACATggctttataaatattttttagttatttaattatgGTTTTAAAAGCCACGTTGGCACTGTGTGGTAAAATTAAATTGCACTTTTCCAAAATTTGACAAAgatgataaatattttttagttatttaattatgGTTTTAAAAGCCACGTTGGCACTGTGTGGTAAAATTAAATTGCACTTTTCCAAAATTTGACAAAGGATATTTTAGGATACATGTAATGAGAACTTCCACTAGGCCAACTTgtctattatattaatttttgaaaCTGAAACAATCTTATATACAGTATATTAACGTTTTATCAACGTTTTATATATATTAGTATAGTATATTAACTATATATATTTTAACAgcatattttgtttataaattttAACAGTATAATATACTAATTATACATATTAacagtatattaaaaaaataaaatgtatatataaacgtatatataaaaaaataaatgtaattttgaacaataattaatataaaataataaacgtatatataaaaaaataaatgtaattttgaacaataaattttaacTGTATAATATactagctatatatatatatatatatatatatatatatatatatatatatatatatatatatatatatatatatatatatatatatatatatatatatatatatatatatatatatatatatatatatatatatatatatatatgttaacgttaataatatatatatatatatatatatatatatatatatatatatatatatatatatatatatattaaaagaatgttagtttatatatatattaacagtaaaaaatgttttatatatatatatatatatatatatatatatatatatatatatatatatatatatatatatatatatatataaactatatatatatatatatatatatatatatatatatatatatatataaactatatatataacattatatatatagtttatatatatatatatatatatatatatatatatatataacattatatatatagtttatatatatatatatatatatatatatatatatatatatatatatatatatatatatatatatatatatatatatatatatatatattaacagtaaaaaattaaggttttatatatattagtttataaTATGTGTTAACGTTAATAATGTTAAATTACAATTAACGTTTTAACAATTCTAACatgttataaaaatttattttttaacgttttaatattttataaattttttaaacattttttaacgttttgcaaattaatatattttaaattaacaaaaataatatgtatAAGTATGTATATAATATGTATAATAGTTTTATAATATATTGAGtttgaaacaataaaaatcaacaaaatgaaACAGTTCAGTTGGTTGGAGGTTTGCTTGATTACCTTATAGTACCAGGTTCAAAtcttggttttgaaaagaatttatttgatttttccttATTAAATAGCAAGTCCATTCAGCCAAACAAAGAAATCAAATGCCCAGTCAGCCAGATTCCTCATgcacagtcagccaaacaagagaTAGGGGGCGCAGGAAAACAGAATCTTTGTTTTATAGGGGgcagattacaaaaaaaaaaaaaaacttcagggggtaAAACCGAATCTCGCTCTAATGGCAGGGGGTGAATATGTATTAACCGTAAC
Encoded proteins:
- the LOC131662192 gene encoding uncharacterized protein LOC131662192 isoform X3; the encoded protein is MMAFRKCSSNSCNWVPVILSETEYCPEAVRQYALTSHNRKTLKERVWKHLVYLGWQIHQDGDHFRYKPPHGILCHKKFYYSLIEICKAIQMESVVNSSSVTMAHCPQAIVEYHKHALDPNSRDKGKLISKIRKYLVNEAWVLTYPPPGNKRSGVSYTSPQKRKFSSLNMVCKFLIEESVRSSSISGIQPLNASSVVNEESADQESIRKSPMYGIQPFVSDESVDWVPSDDDLSSKAPNLLPRESELYTVDRVATNRSRRKRDESRSLAAVPSPVAVAGEQATSSVAYCPQAVVEYHKHALDPNWGDKSELISKIREHLVKEGWVLTDPPLEKRRKGVLYTSPQKRKFFSLNTVCKFLIEESDRRSSIFGIQPLNASSVVNEEGFDQESIRKSPMYGIQAFSSDESVDWVPSDDDLSSKDRVATNRSKRKRTESCLRVRSNKRVQNVSVPSLSHRKALNVVSWLIDSNVVLPRSNVCYVATIQGVMASGQITHDGIKCKCCHKIYSLVSFEFHAIGSNTTRPSASIFLDDGRSLLQCQVQIMRDHVSREAMVKSQSDLCQSENDYICSICRNEGELLLCDRCPSSYHKTCLGLEDVPDGDWFCPSCLCGICGQRKFNGGSEDGHFLKCIQCEHKYHVACLISRDTSQSRSYVESQFCGKNCETLYEGLQRMLREPVSVGVDDLTWTLVKYIDSESCDTDSSKSGLLAESYSKLNVAVSVMHECFEPQKEPSSGRDLVEDVIFSRWSELNRMNFQGFYTVLLEKDEELVSVAIIRWLKYLSLVPDFNIVDRECATS
- the LOC131662192 gene encoding uncharacterized protein LOC131662192 isoform X1 gives rise to the protein MMAFRKCSSNSCNWVPVILSETEYCPEAVRQYALTSHNRKTLKERVWKHLVYLGWQIHQDGDHFRYKPPHGILCHKKFYYSLIEICKAIQMESVVNSSSVTMAHCPQAIVEYHKHALDPNSRDKGKLISKIRKYLVNEAWVLTYPPPGNKRSGVSYTSPQKRKFSSLNMVCKFLIEESVRSSSISGIQPLNASSVVNEESADQESIRKSPMYGIQPFVSDESVDWVPSDDDLSSKAPNLLPRESELYTVDRVATNRSRRKRDESRSLAAVPSPVAVAGEQATSSVAYCPQAVVEYHKHALDPNWGDKSELISKIREHLVKEGWVLTDPPLEKRRKGVLYTSPQKRKFFSLNTVCKFLIEESDRRSSIFGIQPLNASSVVNEEGFDQESIRKSPMYGIQAFSSDESVDWVPSDDDLSSKDRVATNRSKRKRTESCLRVRSNKRVQNVSVPSLSHRKALNVVSWLIDSNVVLPRSNVCYVATIQGVMASGQITHDGIKCKCCHKIYSLVSFEFHAIGSNTTRPSASIFLDDGRSLLQCQVQIMRDHVSREAMVKSQSDLCQSENDYICSICRNEGELLLCDRCPSSYHKTCLGLEDVPDGDWFCPSCLCGICGQRKFNGGSEDGHFLKCIQCEHKYHVACLISRDTSQSRSYVESQFCGKNCETLYEGLQRMLREPVSVGVDDLTWTLVKYIDSESCDTDSSKSGLLAESYSKLNVAVSVMHECFEPQKEPSSGRDLVEDVIFSRWSELNRMNFQGFYTVLLEKDEELVSVAIIRVFGDKVAEVPLVGTRFQYRRQGMCHILMDELEKKLMQLGVKQLVLPALPSVVDTWTGPFGFSKMTELERSKFLDYTFLDFPGTIMCQKLLTKTPSPDSVLPIEFQQKVGAISESSSANKSAVSEVYQAGEIVIKETSDTPMLDAFEGESDNDNVSNEPVIDCVTMAEQRVLEDQQHYQNGTSTVQGSLENWKNVLKNCRAREVKE
- the LOC131662192 gene encoding uncharacterized protein LOC131662192 isoform X2 — encoded protein: MMAFRKCSSNSCNWVPVILSETEYCPEAVRQYALTSHNRKTLKERVWKHLVYLGWQIHQDGDHFRYKPPHGILCHKKFYYSLIEICKAIQMESVVNSSSVTMAHCPQAIVEYHKHALDPNSRDKGKLISKIRKYLVNEAWVLTYPPPGNKRSGVSYTSPQKRKFSSLNMVCKFLIEESVRSSSISGIQPLNASSVVNEESADQESIRKSPMYGIQPFVSDESVDWVPSDDDLSSKAPNLLPRESELYTVDRVATNRSRRKRDESRSLAAVPSPVAVAGEQATSSVAYCPQAVVEYHKHALDPNWGDKSELISKIREHLVKEGWVLTDPPLEKRRKGVLYTSPQKRKFFSLNTVCKFLIEESDRRSSIFGIQPLNASSVVNEEGFDQESIRKSPMYGIQAFSSDESVDWVPSDDDLSSKDRVATNRSKRKRTESCLRVRSNKRVQNVSVPSLSHRKALNVVSWLIDSNVVLPRSNVCYVATIQGVMASGQITHDGIKCKCCHKIYSLVSFEFHAIGSNTTRPSASIFLDDGRSLLQCQVQIMRDHVSREAMVKSQSDLCQSENDYICSICRNEGELLLCDRCPSSYHKTCLGLEDVPDGDWFCPSCLCGICGQRKFNGGSEDGHFLKCIQCEHKYHVACLISRDTSQSRSYVESQFCGKNCETLYEGLQRMLREPVSVGVDDLTWTLVKYIDSESCDTDSSKSGLLAESYSKLNVAVSVMHECFEPQKEPSSGRDLVEDVIFSRWSELNRMNFQGFYTVLLEKDEELVSVAIIRVFGDKVAEVPLVGTRFQYRRQGMCHILMDELEKVVHSHTYMEVQHSLC